Proteins co-encoded in one Kribbella qitaiheensis genomic window:
- a CDS encoding A/G-specific adenine glycosylase: MSDSPLPTASALHEPVLDWYVGNARSLPWREPDAGAWAVMVSEFMLQQTPVARVLPAYRTWLERWPKPADLAAEAPGEAVRAWDRLGYPRRALRLHAAAKAIVEQHGGVVPDDHAALLALPGVGTYTAAAIASFAYGQRHAVVDTNVRRVFARALTGSAQPSISPTAADLRLAVSALPEDEPTAARWAVATMELGALVCTARSPRCGECPIRSRCAWVLAGSPPYDGPARKGQTYEGTDRQVRGRLLAVLRAAAGPVPKGELDACWPEQAQRERALDGLVADGLVDPLPRARYRLPQ; encoded by the coding sequence ATGTCAGACTCGCCGCTCCCCACCGCATCAGCCCTGCACGAGCCCGTCCTGGACTGGTACGTAGGGAACGCCCGCTCGTTGCCCTGGCGGGAGCCGGACGCGGGCGCGTGGGCCGTGATGGTCAGCGAGTTCATGCTGCAGCAGACACCGGTCGCCCGCGTGCTCCCGGCGTACAGGACGTGGTTGGAGCGGTGGCCGAAGCCGGCCGACCTGGCTGCAGAGGCGCCAGGCGAGGCTGTGCGGGCCTGGGACCGCCTGGGGTACCCACGGCGCGCTCTGCGGCTGCACGCGGCTGCCAAGGCGATTGTGGAGCAGCACGGCGGCGTAGTACCAGATGACCACGCTGCACTGCTCGCGCTGCCGGGTGTGGGGACGTACACGGCTGCTGCGATCGCGTCGTTCGCGTACGGGCAGCGGCACGCAGTGGTGGACACCAACGTGCGACGGGTCTTCGCCCGTGCGCTGACGGGGAGTGCGCAGCCGAGCATCTCGCCGACTGCGGCGGACCTGCGGCTCGCGGTCTCGGCACTGCCGGAGGACGAGCCCACTGCCGCGCGCTGGGCGGTCGCGACGATGGAGCTGGGCGCGCTGGTGTGCACAGCTCGGTCACCGCGCTGCGGCGAGTGCCCGATCCGTAGCCGATGCGCTTGGGTGCTCGCCGGGAGTCCGCCGTACGACGGACCGGCGCGCAAGGGGCAGACCTACGAGGGGACCGACCGGCAGGTCCGCGGCCGTCTACTCGCCGTACTGCGGGCTGCCGCCGGCCCGGTGCCGAAGGGTGAGCTCGACGCGTGCTGGCCTGAACAGGCGCAGCGTGAACGTGCACTCGACGGACTGGTCGCAGACGGCCTCGTGGATCCGCTGCCACGCGCCCGCTACCGCCTCCCGCAATGA
- a CDS encoding DivIVA domain-containing protein, translating to MSSEAPTPFRTVLRGYEPAQVDQHVRELTTSLTALQQQSEQLQRHVQELQSRTDAAESAVISAQEDNKDRKPTFTEFGERVAKILSLADDEARDLVTRARTDSEAIVADAEGHAKKVRKEAEQYSLDWKSEVDAEAARILEEARTQADDMRDEAERDATARRSEAQALYEQERAKSAQAAAAFETTLAERRGKVEQEFAARTALAEQQLAAVTDRATQVQREADRSRSEAERLAQQQLADANRQAQEIVAAAKDKSERIRAESERELAAATQRRDSINAQLTNVRQMLATLSGSPAMPLDLLTDDADEATANSSKKN from the coding sequence ATGAGCAGTGAAGCCCCAACCCCGTTCCGCACCGTTCTGCGTGGCTACGAGCCTGCCCAGGTGGACCAGCACGTTCGCGAGCTGACCACCTCGCTGACCGCACTGCAGCAGCAGTCCGAGCAGTTGCAGCGGCACGTGCAGGAGCTGCAGAGCCGGACGGACGCCGCCGAGTCGGCCGTCATTTCGGCGCAGGAAGACAACAAGGACCGCAAGCCCACCTTCACCGAGTTCGGTGAGCGGGTGGCGAAGATCCTGTCGCTGGCCGACGACGAGGCGCGCGATCTGGTCACCCGGGCCCGGACCGACTCCGAGGCGATCGTCGCCGACGCCGAAGGGCACGCCAAGAAGGTCCGCAAGGAGGCCGAGCAGTACTCCCTGGACTGGAAGAGCGAGGTCGACGCCGAGGCTGCCCGCATCCTCGAAGAGGCGCGGACCCAGGCCGACGACATGCGTGACGAGGCCGAGCGCGACGCCACCGCGCGCCGCAGCGAGGCCCAGGCGCTGTACGAGCAGGAGCGGGCCAAGTCCGCCCAGGCAGCGGCTGCCTTCGAGACCACCCTGGCCGAGCGCCGTGGCAAGGTCGAGCAGGAGTTCGCCGCCCGGACGGCGCTGGCCGAGCAGCAGTTGGCCGCGGTCACCGACCGTGCGACCCAGGTGCAGCGCGAAGCCGACCGGTCCCGCTCCGAGGCCGAGCGCCTGGCCCAGCAGCAGCTGGCCGACGCCAACCGTCAGGCCCAGGAGATCGTCGCCGCCGCGAAGGACAAGTCCGAGCGGATCCGCGCCGAGTCCGAGCGTGAGCTCGCGGCCGCGACGCAGCGTCGTGACAGCATCAACGCGCAGCTGACCAACGTCCGGCAGATGCTGGCCACGTTGTCCGGCAGCCCGGCGATGCCGCTGGACCTGCTCACCGACGACGCCGACGAGGCGACGGCGAACAGCAGCAAGAAGAACTGA
- a CDS encoding kinetoplast-associated-like protein: MDAPRLPLTQEPVPDAGSFGVRQAGGVLERAQRIADTLREQAEYENDTALASAERIRVESARLREEADQAARKVRAEATAAAQRLLKDAEHAAEQLRTESEQRAERLRSESEQRAEQLRAESEQRAEQLRTDSEQQAEQLRVESEQTAQQLRNDSEERADQVRADAAERAERLRAESESTADRLRAESEAAAEKLRADSEAEAERVKADALAEAERVTSEATAAAEQMRSEAQAAADELRAESQAAAARRIAAAEAEAGRLKEDADELIEDARLAREAAQHNVERASREAQQLVADAGEQARLVSQAAVRTEAELIARAESEASELRTSVEREAEAARERSRTEIAEAHAEIERLRGENRSELERRTAELEETERAKLAAITLEIDKLRTAALDDIAEQKAEAEGANERLMADARAQAKLVVDSIEADRRTASGEAQRIVEDANRAAEAALAEAEKQTAWSRKTVDELVAAAEREAQAIRDQAAVDVAQLAKEKRAHLRRVISRSTSRLRETQAAVAKELEEAQSAAAKNNAELTVQAQSLLADATQQSERLTAQAQAKADRLKAAASVEAKEIVDRANRREAEAESSTQVLRERAATDLADAQRQSHELIRKSRAEAQGLEAQAREHADELRAQARKLLADAEARVAALNQRRDEITKELTQLSGVIEALAIPGFHAGGGMSGGEGSTGESG, encoded by the coding sequence ATGGACGCCCCGCGTCTGCCGTTGACCCAGGAACCGGTCCCCGACGCCGGTTCCTTTGGCGTGCGGCAAGCGGGTGGAGTGCTCGAGCGAGCACAGCGGATCGCCGACACCTTGCGCGAGCAGGCGGAGTACGAGAACGACACCGCCCTCGCCTCGGCCGAGCGGATCCGGGTCGAGTCGGCGCGACTGCGCGAGGAGGCCGACCAGGCGGCGCGGAAGGTGCGCGCCGAGGCGACGGCCGCCGCCCAGCGCCTGCTGAAGGACGCCGAGCACGCCGCCGAACAACTCCGTACCGAGTCGGAGCAGCGGGCCGAGCGGCTCCGCAGCGAGTCCGAGCAGCGGGCCGAGCAGCTTCGCGCCGAGTCCGAGCAGCGAGCCGAGCAGCTCCGCACTGATTCTGAGCAGCAGGCCGAGCAGCTCCGCGTCGAGTCCGAGCAGACCGCACAGCAACTGCGGAACGATTCGGAGGAGCGTGCCGATCAGGTTCGCGCGGACGCGGCCGAGCGCGCCGAGCGCCTGCGCGCCGAGTCGGAGAGCACCGCTGACAGGTTGCGGGCCGAGTCCGAAGCCGCGGCCGAGAAGTTGCGGGCCGACTCGGAGGCCGAGGCCGAGCGGGTCAAGGCCGACGCGTTGGCCGAGGCGGAGCGGGTCACCAGCGAAGCGACCGCGGCTGCCGAGCAGATGCGGTCGGAGGCCCAGGCCGCCGCTGACGAACTGCGGGCCGAGTCACAGGCCGCGGCAGCCCGCAGGATCGCGGCTGCCGAAGCGGAAGCGGGCCGGCTGAAGGAAGATGCCGACGAGCTGATCGAAGATGCGCGGCTTGCCCGGGAGGCCGCGCAGCACAACGTCGAACGTGCCAGCCGGGAAGCGCAGCAGCTGGTCGCGGACGCGGGTGAGCAGGCCCGGCTGGTTTCCCAGGCCGCGGTCCGGACCGAGGCCGAGCTGATCGCCCGGGCGGAGTCCGAGGCGAGCGAACTGCGGACCTCCGTCGAGCGTGAGGCCGAGGCCGCCCGGGAACGGTCCAGGACCGAGATCGCCGAGGCGCATGCCGAGATCGAGCGCCTCCGCGGCGAGAACCGGTCCGAGCTGGAACGACGGACGGCCGAGCTGGAGGAGACCGAGCGGGCCAAGCTAGCGGCCATCACGCTCGAGATCGACAAGCTCCGGACCGCCGCGCTCGACGACATCGCCGAGCAGAAGGCCGAGGCCGAGGGCGCCAACGAACGGCTGATGGCCGACGCGCGGGCGCAGGCCAAGTTGGTCGTCGACAGCATCGAGGCGGACCGCCGGACGGCGTCCGGCGAGGCGCAGCGGATCGTTGAGGACGCGAACCGGGCCGCCGAGGCCGCGCTGGCCGAGGCCGAGAAGCAGACGGCCTGGAGCAGGAAGACGGTCGACGAGCTGGTTGCCGCCGCCGAGCGGGAGGCCCAGGCCATCCGCGACCAGGCCGCTGTGGACGTCGCACAGTTGGCCAAGGAGAAGCGCGCGCACCTGCGCCGGGTGATCAGCCGGTCGACGAGCCGGCTGCGGGAGACCCAGGCCGCGGTCGCCAAGGAGCTCGAAGAGGCTCAGAGCGCGGCCGCGAAGAACAACGCCGAGCTGACCGTCCAGGCACAGTCCCTGCTGGCGGATGCGACCCAGCAGTCCGAGCGGCTGACCGCGCAGGCCCAGGCGAAGGCCGACCGCCTGAAGGCGGCCGCTTCGGTCGAGGCCAAGGAAATCGTCGACCGGGCCAACCGGCGCGAGGCCGAGGCCGAGTCCAGCACGCAGGTACTGCGCGAGCGGGCCGCGACCGATCTCGCCGACGCCCAGCGGCAGTCGCACGAGCTGATCCGCAAGTCCCGCGCCGAGGCCCAGGGGCTCGAGGCGCAGGCCCGCGAGCACGCCGACGAGCTGCGCGCGCAGGCCCGTAAACTTCTCGCCGACGCCGAGGCGAGGGTCGCGGCGCTGAACCAGCGCCGTGACGAGATCACCAAGGAGCTCACCCAGCTTTCGGGTGTGATCGAGGCACTCGCTATCCCTGGCTTCCATGCAGGTGGTGGAATGTCCGGTGGCGAGGGTTCCACGGGGGAATCAGGATGA